The Streptomyces sp. Mut1 genome window below encodes:
- a CDS encoding LysR family transcriptional regulator translates to MSVQLGWVRTFVAVYRLGSFTKAAHQLGLSQPAVTHQIRNLEQAMGRSLFERLPHGAQPTQAADGLIREVQGPIDLLSHAVDRAFGDDPAARPLTVAGPVELTTTRVIPAISDLASDGMRLNFTFGLADDLLDRLEDDEFDLVISTVRPRGRRVTATPLVDEEFVLVASAELAGQLPLDRLATEGPDVLGDIPMISYAESLPIIRRYWHTVFDRSLTTPPALVIPDLRGALAAVKSSAGISVLPTYLCAEELADGGITPLIEPEIPPLNTFYLATRRGSPPHPDLTLLHGHLLMKAQLWI, encoded by the coding sequence TTGTCCGTACAACTTGGCTGGGTGCGTACGTTCGTCGCGGTCTACCGGCTCGGGTCCTTCACCAAGGCCGCCCACCAGCTCGGCCTGTCCCAGCCCGCGGTCACCCATCAGATCCGCAACCTGGAGCAGGCGATGGGGCGCTCGCTCTTCGAACGGCTCCCCCACGGCGCCCAGCCCACCCAGGCCGCCGACGGCCTCATCCGTGAGGTCCAGGGCCCGATCGACCTCCTGAGCCACGCCGTCGACCGCGCCTTCGGCGACGACCCCGCGGCCCGCCCGCTGACGGTGGCGGGCCCCGTCGAGCTGACGACGACCCGCGTGATCCCCGCGATCAGCGACCTCGCTTCGGACGGCATGCGCCTGAACTTCACCTTCGGCCTTGCCGACGACCTGCTCGACCGCCTGGAGGACGACGAGTTCGACCTCGTCATCTCGACCGTCCGCCCGCGCGGCCGCCGCGTCACCGCGACCCCGCTGGTCGACGAGGAATTCGTCCTGGTCGCCTCCGCCGAGCTGGCCGGACAGCTCCCACTGGACCGGCTCGCCACCGAGGGCCCGGACGTCCTCGGCGACATCCCGATGATCAGCTACGCGGAGTCCCTGCCGATCATCCGCCGCTACTGGCACACGGTCTTCGACCGTTCCCTCACCACTCCGCCCGCCCTGGTCATCCCCGACCTGCGCGGCGCCCTGGCCGCGGTCAAGTCCTCGGCCGGCATCTCGGTCCTGCCCACCTACCTGTGCGCCGAGGAGCTGGCCGACGGCGGCATCACCCCGCTCATCGAGCCGGAGATCCCGCCCCTGAACACCTTCTACCTGGCCACCCGCCGAGGCAGCCCCCCGCATCCGGACCTGACGCTGCTGCACGGGCACCTGCTGATGAAGGCGCAGCTGTGGATCTGA
- a CDS encoding type 1 glutamine amidotransferase domain-containing protein: MSTKVLFALTSHDALGATGRRTGFYVPEVAHPAAVFRRAGYEIDYVSVRGGAAPQDGISPDDTVVAEFLADPATTKALATTPAAGDVKAEEYDAIYFAGGHGTMWDFPESEELAALAAAIYERGGAVAAVCHGPAGLVNIKLSDGSHLVDGKQVSAFTNEEEEAVGLTGVVPFLLESTLAERGAKITKTGNFAPHAVADQRLVTGQNPASAAKVAELVVEQLAAR, from the coding sequence ATGTCCACGAAGGTTCTGTTCGCCCTCACCAGTCACGACGCACTCGGCGCGACCGGCCGTAGGACCGGTTTCTACGTGCCCGAGGTCGCCCACCCGGCGGCCGTGTTCCGCAGGGCCGGTTACGAGATCGACTACGTCTCCGTGCGCGGCGGGGCCGCTCCGCAGGACGGCATCAGCCCGGACGACACCGTCGTCGCCGAGTTCCTCGCGGACCCGGCGACCACGAAGGCGCTGGCCACGACACCCGCCGCGGGTGACGTGAAGGCCGAGGAGTACGACGCGATCTACTTCGCGGGCGGCCACGGCACGATGTGGGACTTCCCGGAGTCCGAGGAGCTGGCCGCGCTGGCCGCCGCGATCTACGAGCGGGGCGGTGCGGTCGCGGCCGTCTGCCACGGTCCGGCCGGCCTGGTGAACATCAAGCTCTCGGACGGCAGCCACCTGGTGGACGGCAAGCAGGTCTCGGCCTTCACCAACGAGGAGGAGGAGGCGGTGGGCCTGACCGGCGTCGTTCCGTTCCTGCTGGAGAGCACCCTGGCCGAGCGCGGCGCGAAGATCACCAAGACCGGCAACTTCGCCCCGCACGCGGTGGCCGACCAGCGGCTGGTGACCGGCCAGAACCCGGCGTCCGCCGCGAAGGTCGCCGAACTCGTCGTCGAACAGCTCGCCGCCCGCTGA
- a CDS encoding type 1 glutamine amidotransferase domain-containing protein translates to MKGLIVLSSTERLPGGRSAGFWLPEAAYPWRALLAAGWDFEFTSTRAGRPPAGGVDRSDPPQRMFLEDPVVQDRLENTRTPDLLSPDDYGIVFVAGGHGAIIDLPGDARLVRFLADYWAGRDSAVIAAVCHGVAALLDVPGPDGTPLVSGRRMTAFTQEEERAVGLDRIVPYFLGEALAERGARYEAGDAFRSHVVADGRLITGQNPASTADLARTGVELASGRPLPRHWLRRSAPVAAR, encoded by the coding sequence TTGAAAGGGCTCATCGTCCTCAGCAGCACCGAGCGCCTCCCCGGCGGCCGGTCCGCCGGCTTCTGGCTGCCCGAGGCCGCCTACCCGTGGCGGGCGCTGCTGGCCGCCGGATGGGACTTCGAGTTCACCAGCACCCGCGCCGGGCGGCCGCCCGCGGGCGGGGTCGACCGGTCGGACCCGCCGCAGCGCATGTTCCTGGAGGACCCGGTCGTCCAGGACCGCCTGGAGAACACGCGCACCCCGGATCTGCTCTCCCCCGACGACTACGGCATCGTCTTCGTCGCGGGCGGCCATGGCGCGATCATCGACCTGCCCGGGGACGCGCGGCTGGTCCGCTTCCTCGCCGACTACTGGGCCGGCCGGGATTCCGCGGTGATCGCCGCCGTGTGCCACGGAGTCGCGGCCCTGCTCGACGTGCCGGGCCCGGACGGGACCCCGCTGGTGTCCGGGCGCCGGATGACGGCGTTCACCCAGGAGGAGGAGCGGGCGGTCGGCCTCGACCGGATCGTCCCGTACTTCCTCGGCGAGGCCCTGGCCGAGCGCGGGGCCCGGTACGAGGCCGGGGACGCCTTCCGCAGCCATGTGGTCGCCGACGGCCGGCTGATCACCGGACAGAACCCGGCCTCCACCGCCGACCTCGCCCGCACGGGCGTGGAGCTGGCCTCCGGCCGTCCCCTTCCCCGGCACTGGCTGCGCCGCTCGGCACCCGTCGCCGCCCGGTAG
- a CDS encoding putative quinol monooxygenase: MPVTVVARWVAGEGHGDTIEKLLADITERSLAEPGCLAYSGYRAAGSDLEFVLIEEYADAGALERHQASDHYRDLVLGEVVPLLAERHVGRYTALRAA; encoded by the coding sequence GTGCCCGTTACGGTAGTGGCCCGCTGGGTCGCCGGCGAGGGTCATGGAGACACCATCGAGAAGCTGCTCGCCGACATCACGGAGAGGAGCCTCGCGGAACCCGGGTGCCTTGCCTACAGCGGTTACCGGGCCGCCGGGAGCGACCTGGAGTTCGTGCTGATCGAGGAGTACGCGGACGCCGGTGCGCTGGAGCGGCACCAGGCGTCGGACCACTACCGCGACCTGGTCCTGGGCGAAGTGGTGCCCCTCCTGGCCGAGCGGCACGTGGGCCGGTACACCGCGCTGCGGGCCGCCTGA
- a CDS encoding type 1 glutamine amidotransferase domain-containing protein, translating into MKPTVKPTAGRTALFVLTSHAELGTTGRPTGFHLGETYEPWEILREAGHRVEFVSVEGGMPPMIGHDSADEGHTAFLSHPEGGGLIKAAPRPQDVDPGRYDAVYFVGGHGTMWDFRGHPALEEIGRTVFESGGVVAALCHGPAALVDLRLGTGRHLIDGHRITSFSHEGETARGLDTVVPFPLQGALEERGAVYSCAPGREPHVVVSGRLVTGQNPASARGLGNAVAALLAS; encoded by the coding sequence ATGAAGCCGACCGTGAAGCCGACCGCCGGCAGGACCGCCCTGTTCGTCCTCACCAGCCACGCGGAACTCGGCACCACCGGCCGGCCGACGGGCTTTCATCTGGGCGAGACATACGAGCCCTGGGAGATCCTGAGAGAAGCGGGCCACCGCGTGGAGTTCGTCTCGGTCGAGGGCGGCATGCCGCCGATGATCGGTCACGATTCAGCCGATGAGGGCCATACGGCATTCCTTTCCCACCCCGAAGGGGGCGGACTCATCAAGGCCGCGCCGCGCCCGCAGGACGTGGACCCCGGCCGGTACGACGCGGTGTACTTCGTCGGCGGCCACGGCACCATGTGGGACTTCCGGGGCCACCCCGCCCTGGAGGAGATCGGCCGGACGGTCTTCGAGAGCGGCGGCGTGGTGGCCGCCCTGTGCCACGGACCGGCCGCCCTGGTGGACCTGCGCCTGGGTACGGGACGGCACCTGATCGACGGTCACCGGATCACTTCGTTCTCCCACGAGGGCGAGACCGCCCGCGGTCTGGACACCGTGGTGCCGTTCCCGCTCCAGGGCGCCCTGGAGGAGCGGGGCGCCGTCTACAGCTGCGCCCCCGGCCGGGAACCGCACGTGGTGGTCAGCGGCCGTCTGGTCACCGGCCAGAACCCGGCGTCGGCACGCGGTCTCGGGAACGCGGTCGCCGCACTCCTGGCCTCCTGA
- the zwf gene encoding glucose-6-phosphate dehydrogenase: MTGELATARSVPGPVRTAARVAGPSGLVLFGVTGDLARKKLMPAVYDLANRGLLPPDFALVGVALPRREGEDFAGVLRKSVGEHARTPFHEEVWQRLARSMSFVQGDLEQDDVFEILAKELDRARGAHGNFAFYLSVPPALFPSVVRQLGRHGLARPPEGSWRRAVIEKPFGRDLESARELDSVVHGAFAPEQVFRIDHYLGKETVQNILALRFANQMFEPIWNRNHVDHVQITMAEEIGIGGRAGYYDGIGAARDVIQNHLLQLLALTAMEEPAAFEPGALVAEKVKVLNAVRLPADLSTGTVRGQYAAGRQGGEKVVGYLEEAGVRSGSRTDTYAAIKVGVDTRRWAGVPFYLRTGKRLGRRVTEVAVVFRRAPRSPFAPAATEELGQNAIVVRVQPDEGITVRFGSKAPGPTMDIRDVSMDFTYGTAFTESCPGAYERLVLDVLLGDAGLFPCTAEVERCWEILDPVERHWDAHGAPAPYAAGSWGPAEADELLARDGRSWRRP; this comes from the coding sequence ATGACGGGGGAACTGGCAACCGCACGCTCCGTGCCCGGCCCGGTCCGCACCGCCGCGCGGGTGGCCGGGCCCTCGGGTCTGGTCCTCTTCGGCGTCACCGGGGACCTGGCCCGCAAGAAGCTGATGCCCGCGGTGTACGACCTGGCCAACCGCGGGCTGCTGCCACCGGACTTCGCCCTCGTCGGGGTGGCCCTGCCGCGCCGGGAGGGGGAGGACTTCGCGGGGGTGCTCCGGAAGTCGGTCGGGGAGCACGCCCGCACTCCCTTCCATGAGGAGGTCTGGCAGCGGCTCGCACGCTCGATGAGCTTCGTCCAGGGGGACCTGGAGCAGGACGACGTCTTCGAGATCCTGGCCAAGGAGCTGGACCGGGCGCGGGGTGCGCACGGGAACTTCGCCTTCTACCTCTCCGTACCGCCGGCGCTGTTCCCCTCCGTCGTGCGGCAGTTGGGCAGGCACGGCCTGGCCCGCCCGCCCGAGGGGTCCTGGCGCCGGGCGGTCATCGAGAAGCCGTTCGGCCGCGACCTGGAGTCGGCGCGCGAGCTGGACTCCGTCGTCCATGGCGCCTTCGCCCCGGAGCAGGTCTTCCGCATCGACCACTACCTCGGCAAGGAGACCGTCCAGAACATCCTGGCGCTGCGCTTCGCCAACCAGATGTTCGAACCGATCTGGAACCGGAACCACGTCGACCACGTTCAGATCACGATGGCCGAGGAGATCGGCATCGGCGGCCGGGCCGGCTACTACGACGGCATCGGCGCGGCCCGCGACGTCATCCAGAACCACCTGCTCCAGCTGCTGGCGCTGACCGCCATGGAGGAGCCGGCCGCCTTCGAGCCGGGAGCCCTGGTCGCGGAGAAGGTCAAGGTGCTCAACGCCGTCCGGCTCCCCGCCGACCTGTCCACCGGCACGGTACGAGGTCAGTACGCGGCCGGCCGGCAGGGCGGTGAGAAGGTCGTCGGCTACCTGGAGGAGGCCGGAGTCCGCTCCGGATCACGGACCGACACGTACGCCGCGATCAAGGTGGGTGTCGATACGCGCCGCTGGGCGGGCGTGCCGTTCTACCTGCGCACCGGCAAGCGGCTGGGGCGCCGGGTCACCGAGGTCGCGGTCGTCTTCCGGCGCGCCCCGCGCTCCCCGTTCGCGCCCGCCGCGACCGAGGAGCTGGGGCAGAACGCGATCGTCGTCCGCGTCCAGCCGGACGAGGGCATCACGGTCCGTTTCGGCTCCAAGGCGCCCGGTCCGACGATGGACATACGTGACGTGTCGATGGACTTCACGTACGGGACCGCGTTCACCGAGTCCTGCCCCGGGGCCTACGAGCGGCTCGTCCTCGACGTCCTGCTCGGCGACGCCGGACTCTTCCCGTGCACCGCGGAGGTCGAACGCTGCTGGGAGATCCTCGACCCGGTCGAGCGGCACTGGGACGCGCACGGCGCCCCCGCCCCGTACGCGGCGGGCAGCTGGGGGCCGGCCGAGGCGGACGAGCTGCTCGCGCGGGACGGAAGGAGCTGGCGACGGCCATGA
- a CDS encoding MFS transporter: protein MSAPSSPPAVRTGRGPAPLPPGAPSAAQLGLLTVLAVAVPAQLYLAIPMAPRFQEAFGVGPGAAAWSGSCFSLFYALGFLVFGPLADRTGHRPVLSWGTAATALTTAALCLAPGYGWFLALRAAQGLAAASFAPVALAYIARHTTDARRPAALSVLTTGLLGAGVAGQVLGQGVGGHGHWQAAFWLPAVLYAGAAAGLRILLRPPVTDPSVSVRSASGVLRGLLRDRRALAVFASALTVFGSFVALYAVLNPHLADAHGLSGGQVLAVQAIGAAGLLAAPVVHRFAGGRGPRGPAVAGFLTAGAGLLVAQLTPVLPLLVLGSVVFVAGIGLTVPSLVGMLHRIAPATATTAVAFNTFLLFVGASAGQLVAAYCGYRTTLGICCAAVLVAARAVAAAGRPPADPAP from the coding sequence ATGTCCGCGCCCTCATCGCCGCCCGCCGTCCGGACCGGCCGCGGGCCGGCCCCGCTCCCGCCCGGTGCGCCGTCCGCCGCGCAACTCGGTCTGCTGACCGTGCTCGCGGTGGCCGTCCCGGCCCAGCTCTACCTCGCCATCCCGATGGCCCCCCGCTTCCAGGAAGCCTTCGGCGTCGGCCCCGGGGCCGCCGCCTGGTCGGGGAGCTGCTTCTCGCTGTTCTACGCCCTCGGCTTCCTGGTGTTCGGCCCCCTCGCCGACCGGACCGGCCACCGCCCCGTCCTCTCCTGGGGGACGGCTGCGACGGCCCTGACCACGGCGGCGCTCTGCCTCGCCCCCGGCTACGGCTGGTTCCTGGCCCTGCGCGCCGCCCAGGGCCTGGCCGCCGCCTCCTTCGCCCCCGTGGCCCTCGCCTACATCGCCCGCCACACGACGGACGCCCGCCGCCCGGCGGCCCTCTCGGTGCTCACCACGGGGCTGCTCGGCGCCGGCGTCGCCGGCCAGGTGCTCGGCCAGGGCGTCGGCGGCCACGGCCACTGGCAGGCCGCGTTCTGGCTGCCGGCCGTCCTGTACGCGGGCGCGGCGGCCGGTCTGCGGATCCTGCTGCGCCCGCCGGTGACCGATCCCTCCGTCTCCGTCCGCTCGGCGTCGGGCGTGCTGCGCGGGCTGCTGCGCGACCGCCGGGCGCTCGCCGTCTTCGCCTCCGCGCTCACGGTGTTCGGCAGCTTCGTGGCGCTGTACGCCGTGCTGAACCCGCACCTCGCCGACGCCCACGGCCTGAGTGGCGGTCAGGTCCTGGCCGTCCAGGCCATCGGCGCGGCCGGGCTGCTCGCGGCTCCGGTCGTCCACCGCTTCGCGGGCGGCCGGGGCCCCCGCGGCCCGGCGGTCGCCGGGTTCCTCACCGCGGGGGCCGGGCTGCTGGTGGCCCAGCTGACCCCGGTCCTGCCGCTGCTGGTCCTGGGGAGCGTCGTCTTCGTCGCCGGGATCGGCCTCACCGTCCCCAGCCTGGTCGGCATGTTGCACCGGATCGCCCCGGCCACCGCCACCACGGCCGTCGCCTTCAACACCTTCCTGCTGTTCGTCGGGGCGTCGGCGGGCCAGCTCGTCGCCGCGTACTGCGGATACCGGACGACCCTCGGGATCTGCTGCGCCGCCGTGCTCGTCGCCGCCCGCGCGGTGGCCGCCGCGGGCCGCCCGCCCGCCGACCCCGCCCCGTAG
- a CDS encoding HAD family hydrolase → MAGRPALLALDFDGVICDALEECALVTWLGGRPHDRAIPGPEQLRLVPREFIDRFRTVRDYARTLDHFVVAHLPEAAALGCQADFDRLYEALPSSYVQKFTDAANAARQWFRTRETDFWLDLHTLYPGVPELLRRHSGSVAIVTAKDEGSVHAILGRHGLDETVSAVFGECGRKAEAIEEISARWGVDLKDVTFIDDNLTNAVRVARTGAVSRWAQWGYQTPEHRAQNAEWGVPPLHLEDLAGLVPVPAAV, encoded by the coding sequence ATGGCCGGGCGCCCCGCCCTCCTGGCGCTCGACTTCGACGGCGTCATCTGCGACGCCCTGGAGGAGTGCGCGCTGGTCACCTGGCTCGGCGGCCGGCCGCACGACCGCGCGATCCCGGGCCCGGAGCAACTTCGCCTGGTACCACGCGAGTTCATCGACCGGTTCCGTACCGTACGCGACTACGCCCGGACCCTGGACCACTTCGTGGTCGCCCACCTCCCCGAGGCCGCCGCCCTCGGCTGCCAGGCGGACTTCGACCGGCTGTACGAGGCCCTGCCCTCGTCCTACGTACAGAAGTTCACCGACGCGGCCAACGCCGCCAGGCAGTGGTTCCGTACCCGGGAGACCGATTTCTGGCTGGACCTGCACACCCTGTACCCGGGCGTGCCGGAGCTGCTGCGCCGGCACAGCGGGTCGGTCGCGATCGTCACCGCGAAGGACGAGGGCTCGGTCCACGCCATCCTCGGCCGGCACGGTCTGGACGAGACCGTATCGGCGGTGTTCGGCGAGTGCGGCCGCAAGGCGGAGGCGATCGAGGAGATCAGCGCCCGGTGGGGCGTCGACCTGAAGGACGTGACCTTCATCGACGACAACCTCACCAACGCGGTGCGGGTCGCCCGGACCGGGGCGGTGTCCCGGTGGGCCCAATGGGGTTACCAGACCCCGGAGCACCGCGCGCAGAACGCGGAGTGGGGCGTGCCCCCGCTCCACCTGGAGGACCTCGCCGGCCTGGTGCCCGTCCCCGCCGCGGTCTGA
- a CDS encoding type 1 glutamine amidotransferase domain-containing protein, with product MSRNAVIITGPGFQDHDVVFTYYRLMEEGWNVDVATKNADAVNGKYGIPLPMDKTARPLIAFEDLAVDQYDVVILTGGHEAPDRVRQDRGVLDFVAGMDRAGKVVAGLCHGPWIMVSAGVLKGRKACAYIGLRDDVINAGAEVVDSDVIVDGNIITCSYYGYMGTFMRSVFETAEKIAAGKQAA from the coding sequence ATGTCCCGCAACGCCGTCATCATCACCGGCCCCGGCTTCCAGGACCACGATGTCGTCTTCACGTACTACCGCCTCATGGAGGAGGGCTGGAACGTGGACGTGGCCACCAAGAACGCCGACGCCGTCAACGGCAAGTACGGCATCCCGCTGCCCATGGACAAGACGGCCCGTCCGCTGATCGCCTTCGAGGACCTCGCGGTCGACCAGTACGACGTCGTCATACTCACCGGCGGCCACGAGGCCCCCGACCGCGTCCGCCAGGACCGCGGCGTCCTCGACTTCGTCGCCGGTATGGACCGGGCGGGCAAGGTCGTCGCCGGCCTGTGCCACGGTCCCTGGATCATGGTCAGCGCGGGCGTGCTCAAGGGCCGCAAGGCGTGCGCCTACATCGGCCTGCGCGACGACGTGATCAACGCCGGGGCCGAGGTGGTCGACAGCGACGTGATCGTCGACGGCAACATCATCACCTGTTCGTACTACGGCTACATGGGCACGTTCATGCGGTCCGTCTTCGAGACCGCCGAGAAGATCGCGGCCGGGAAGCAGGCCGCCTGA
- a CDS encoding cupin domain-containing protein has protein sequence MTVTEAIGTLPGKHSNRADFLPLRVDAGRADIAKLTRLLRDGARPANEQFDQDEHLDEVIPKPWGYEYRAYVDDFFDFWSLHIDGGHSTSVHVHPRKLTYLLCLGGQGVTTGLDREEIPVHEGAILRIAPGAFHGTRSTGTEPLELIEVEVPRNKFDLIRLHDDYNRAGTAYESASIEEPMHRMRKVPSLPHAKMRDRTPDRRFRFDLRTGMDIFYRPQETDLFYIPLHISGVVRSDCEILTGHPDDRRRPQTDKQYLCISKNV, from the coding sequence ATGACGGTGACCGAGGCCATCGGAACCCTGCCCGGAAAGCACTCGAACCGGGCGGATTTCCTGCCGCTGCGGGTGGACGCCGGCCGGGCCGATATCGCGAAGCTGACCCGGCTGCTGCGCGACGGCGCACGCCCGGCCAACGAGCAGTTCGACCAGGACGAGCACCTGGACGAGGTGATCCCCAAGCCCTGGGGCTACGAGTACCGGGCCTACGTGGACGACTTCTTCGACTTCTGGTCCCTGCACATCGACGGCGGGCACAGCACATCGGTCCACGTGCACCCGCGGAAGCTGACCTACCTGCTGTGCCTCGGCGGCCAGGGGGTGACCACCGGTCTCGACCGGGAGGAGATCCCCGTCCACGAGGGGGCGATCCTGCGCATCGCGCCCGGCGCGTTCCACGGGACGCGCAGCACGGGCACCGAACCGCTGGAACTCATCGAGGTCGAGGTGCCGCGCAACAAGTTCGACCTGATCCGGCTGCACGACGACTACAACCGGGCCGGCACCGCATACGAGAGCGCCTCCATCGAGGAACCCATGCACCGAATGCGGAAGGTGCCCTCACTCCCCCACGCGAAAATGCGGGACCGGACCCCGGACCGGCGATTCCGGTTCGACCTGCGTACCGGAATGGATATTTTCTACCGGCCGCAGGAGACGGACCTTTTTTACATCCCCCTGCATATTTCCGGAGTGGTCCGCAGCGACTGCGAAATCCTGACCGGCCACCCCGACGACCGCCGCCGGCCGCAGACCGACAAGCAGTACCTCTGCATCAGCAAGAACGTCTGA